One Gadus morhua chromosome 23, gadMor3.0, whole genome shotgun sequence DNA segment encodes these proteins:
- the vps41 gene encoding vacuolar protein sorting-associated protein 41 homolog: protein MAEVEDQERKSSEEFTDDSEEEESEEEPKLKYERLSNGVTEILQKDAASCMTVHDKFLALGTHFGKVFLLDVQGNVTQKFEISSVKINQVSLDESGENVGICSEDGKVQVFGLYTREGFHENFDCPIKVVALHPQFSKSNYKQFVTGGSKLLLYERNWLNRWKTSVLHEGEGTISNIQWRTNLIAWANNVGVKIYDISTKQRITNVLRDDVSLRPDMYPCSLCWKDNQTLIVGWGKSIKMCAVKERNPTELRDLPSRYVEIVSAFETEFFISGLAPLADQLVTLYFVKENAKQLEEEEEFRARPRLDIIQPLAESCEEISSDALSVRNFTDNECRDYRLEHAEGESLFYIISPKDIVVAKERDQDDHIDWLLDKKKYEEALMAAEISFKNIKRHDVQKIGMAYINHLVEKGDYDTAARKCQKVLGKNMELWENEVYRFKTIGQLKAISQYLPRGDLRLRPAIYEMILHEFLKTDYEGFATLIREWPGELYNNMAVVQAVGDQLKKDPTHRTLLTTLAELYTYDQRYDRALEIYLRLRHKDVYQLIHKHNLFASIEDKIVLLMDFDKEKAVDMLLDNEDKISTDRVVEELRDRPELLHVYLHKLFKRDHHKGQRYHERQIGLYAEYDRPNLLPFLRDSTHCPLEKALEICQERNFVEETVFLLSRMGNCRRALQMIMEELGDVDKAIDFAKEQDDSELWEDLISYSIDKPPFITGLLNNIGTHVDPILLIHRIKEGMEIPNLRDSLVKILQDYNLQILLREGCKKILVADSLSLLQKMHRTQMRGVRVDDENICEACHGTILPSDMAQPFSVVVFNCRHMFHKECLPSSGTIPAVQFCNICSAKKRGPGSGILDMKK from the exons ATGGCGGAAGTGGAGGATCAG GAGAGGAAGTCCAGCGAGGAGTTCACAGATGATTCTGAG gaggaagagagcgaggaggagcccAAGCTGAAGTACGAGCGACTGTCCAATGGCGTGACGGAGATTCTTCAGAAAGATGCGGCCAGCTGCATGACCGTCCACGACAAG TTCTTGGCTCTCGGGACTCACTTCGGGAAGGTGTTCCTGTTGGACGTTCAGGGGAACGTCACACAGAAGTTTGAAATC AGCTCCGTGAAGATCAACCAGGTCAGTCTGGACGAGAGCGGAGAGAACGTGGGCATCTGCTCTGAGGATGGCAAG GTCCAGGTGTTTGGCCTGTATACCAGGGAGGGCTTCCACGAGAACTTCGACTGTCCCATCAAG GTGGTGGCGCTGCATCCACAGTTCAGCAAATCCAACTACAAACAGTTTGTCACTGGGGGGAGCAAG CTTCTGCTGTACGAGAGGAACTGGCTGAACCGCTGGAAGACGTCTGTTCTCCACGAGGGAGAAGGAACCATCTCCAACATCCAGTGGAGAACTAACCTCATTGCCTGGGCTAACAATGTG GGTGTGAAGATCTATGACATCAGCACCAAGCAGCGCATCACCAACGTGCTGCGGGACGACGTGAGCCTCAGACCGGACATGTACCCCTGCAGCCTCTGCTGGAAGGACAACCAGACCCTCATCGTGGGCTGGGGGAAGTCGATCAAG ATGTGCGCCGTGAAGGAGAGAAACCCGACTGAACTGCGAGACCTTCCCAGTCGCTACGTGGAAATAG TGTCGGCGTTTGAGACAGAGTTCTTCATCAGCGGTCTGGCACCTCTGGCTGACCAGCTGGTCACACTGTACTTCGTCAAGGAGAACGCAAAACAACTG gaagaggaggaggagttccgTGCGCGGCCTCGTCTGGACATCATCCAGCCGCTGGCGGAGAGCTGTGAGGAGATCTCCTCAGACGCTCTGTCGGTACGCAACTTCACGGACAACGAGTGTCGTGACTACCGCCTGG AGCATGCTGAGGGAGAGTCTCTGTTCTACATCATCAGTCCTAAAGACATCGTGGTGGCCAAGGAGAGGGACCAGGACGACCACATCGACTGGCTGCTGGACAAGAAGAAGTACGAG GAGGCCCTGATGGCAGCAGAGATCAGCTTTAAGAACATCAAGAGACACGACGTGCAGAAGATCGGCATGGCCTACATCAACCACCTGGTGGAGAAGGGGGACTATGACACTGCTGCCAG AAAATGCCAAAAGGTTCTTGGTAAAAACATGGAGCTGTGGGAGAATGAGGTGTACCGCTTCAAGACCATCGGCCAGCTGAAG GCCATCAGCCAGTACCTGCCCAGGGGCGATCTACGCCTACGACCAGCCATCTATGAGATGATCCTCCATGAATTCCTCAAGACCGACTATGAG GGCTTCGCCACGCTGATCCGGGAGTGGCCGGGGGAGCTTTACAACAACATGGCCGTCGTCCAGGCGGTGGGAGACCAGCTGAAGAAGGACCCCACCCACCGCACGCTGCTCACCACCCTGGCTGAACT GTACACGTACGACCAACGCTACGACCGGGCACTGGAGATCTACCTGCGGCTGAGGCACAAAGACGTGTATCAGCTGATCCACAAACACAACCTCTTCGCCTCCATAGAGGACAAGATCGTTCTGCTCATGGACTTTGATAAAGAG AAAGCCGTGGACATGCTCTTGGATAACGAAGACAAGATATCG ACGGACCGAGTGGTGGAGGAGCTCAGGGACCGACCGGAGCTGCTCCATGTG TACCTCCATAAGCTGTTCAAGCGCGACCACCACAAGGGCCAGCGGTACCATGAGCGACAGATCGGCCTCTATGCCGAGTACGACCGGCCCAACCTGCTGCCCTTCCTCCGGGACAGCACCCACTGTCCTCTGGAGAAG GCTCTGGAGATTTGTCAGGAGAGGAACTTTGTGGAGGAGACGGTCTTCCTGCTCA GCCGGATGGGGAACTGCAGGCGGGCACTGCAGATGATCATGGAGGAGCTGGGCGACGTGGACAAGGCCATAGACTTCGCTAAGGAGCAGGACGACTCTGAGCTGTGGGAGGACCTCATCTCGTACTCCATAGACAAACCAC CATTCATCACGGGTCTGCTGAATAACATCGGGACCCACGTGGACCCCATACTGCTGATCCACCGCATCAAGGAGGGCATGGAGATCCCCAACCTCCGGGACTCCCTGGTCAAGATCCTGCAGGACTACAACCTccag ATCCTGCTGAGAGAGGGCTGTAAGAAGATCCTGGTGGCTGATTCCCTGTCCCTGCTCCAGAAGATGCACCGCACCCAGATGAGGGGGGTCCGTGTCGACG ATGAGAACATCTGTGAGGCGTGTCATGGGACCATTTTACCGTCAG ACATGGCCCAGCCCTTCAGCGTGGTGGTCTTCAACTGTAGACATATGTTCCACAAGGAGTGTTTACCTTCTTCAGGAACC ATTCCTGCAGTCCAGTTCTGCAACATCTGCAGTGCGAAGAAGAGAGGTCCTGGGAGTGGAATACTCGACATGAAGAAGTGA